The DNA sequence TCCGCCTCGCACCTGCCCTTCACGCCACAGTTGCCCTACAATGGTCCGAACATCACCATCACCAACGGGTGGCAGCAACTGTCGTGGGACTACGTGGCCAACGGCGGTGAGCAGTACATCATCATCGGCAACTTCAAGAACGACGCGAACACCAGCTACGAGTGTGTGAACGCCAACGCGCTGCTGCCCTACGCCTACTACTATATCGATGACGTGAGCGTGACGGCCGGTAGTTGTTCACAAGCACCCTGCGATCTGGCACTGGCAATGGTGGAGCAGAACGATGTGGGCTGCTTTGGTGGTGCGGATGGAAGCGCCACGGTGGCGGCCACAGGCGGCACAGTGCCATTCACCTACACCTGGATGCCCGGGGGACTTGCCGGCGCGGTCCAGATCGGACTTGCGGCGGGCAGCTACACCGTTACCGTGACGGATGCGGAGGACTGCACGGCATCGCTGGTGGTGGACATTGGTGAGCCGGATCCCTTGGTCATCGCCACCAGCACGGTACCGGCCACCTGCGGCCAGGCCGACGGCAGCGCGACCGCCAGCGTGAGTGGTGGGTCGCCGGGGTTCACATACAGCTGGAGTCCGGCGGGAGGCAATAGCGCCGCGGCTTCGGGACTTGCTGCAGGCATCTACACGGTGACCGTGACCGATGCCAATGGCTGCATCGCCAGCGCCCAGGTGAACGTGACGCAAGGCCTGCCCACGGTGACGATCACCGGTCCGGATGCGCTTTGCGAAGGCGGATCCATCACACTCACGGCGAATGGAGCGGACAGCTACCAATGGGGCCATGGACCCACGGGTGCCACCGTTCAAGTGGACATGCCCGGCACTTACATCGTGGTGGGCACCAATGCCTGCGGCCAAGGCATGGACAGCGTGGTGGTGACACTGCTGCCGGGTCCTGTCGCCGGCATCATTGGACCGGATACGGTCTGCACAGGCGCTTCCATCGTCCTTACGGCCGCGGGTGGTGTCAGCTACCTGTGGTCCACCGGTGAGACCACGCAGAGCATCATCGTCGCGGCCGGTGGCGTGTACACGGTGACCGTTACCGATTGCGGCACGGACCAGGCGTCGCACGTGGTCACGGAGATCACCGTATCGGCCGCGTTCACGGCCGATCCATCGACCGGGTACGCCCCGCTGGTCGTGGACTTCATCAACAACTCCACACCACCGGGCGGTGCCTGGACCTGGGACTTCGGCGATGGCGCTTCGAGCACGTCCTTCGATCCTTCGCACACCTACGGAGAACCCGGCGTCTATCCCGTGGCGCTGATCGTGAGCTTCGCCGGATGCAGCGCCACTGCCACCGGTACGGTGATCGTGCTGGCGCCGCTCGAGGACAGCGACCTGTGGGTGCCCAACGTCTTCAGCCCGAATGGTGACGGCGTGAATGACGTGTGGGGGCCGGTATCACGCGGCATCGCCACCTTGGAAGTGACGATCTACAACCGCTGGGGCCAGGTGCTGCGCGTGCTCACCGATCCGGCGCAGGTGTGGGATGCCCGGACCAGCTCCGGCGAGCGCGTATCGGACGGCACCTACTTCTATGTGCTATCCGCCACGGGCCACGACGGCCGGGTGTGGGAACTACAGGGGGCCTTTACGCTGTTGCGCTGAGCAAGCCAAGACCAGTGGATGCCAAGGCGCGCATGCCAAGCGGCGAATGGGGACCTTTGTCCGCTCATGACCACCATGGCCCGGCGCAAGGGACCCGCCTCCATGCTGATGCGTGCATCGCTTCACGCCATGGGCATCGCCATGTCCATGCTGCCGAGTGCGCCAAACGTCGTGGCGCAATGCCCATTGACCATCGATGTGTTCCCGCATCTGGAGGATTTCGAGACCGGGCCGGTGTGGGCCAGCGGTGGTGCCGGCAGCGATTGGGCCTGGGGCACACCCACCAAGCCGGTGATCTCCGGCGCGGCCAGCGGAAGCCGTTGTTGGGTGATCGGCGGTCTCACGAACAGCTGGTACATCGACAGCCAGCAGAGTTGGGTGATGGGACCTTGCTACGACTTCAGCGCGCTGACGAACCCATGGATCTCCTTCAAGGTCCTGTGGGAATGTGAGCGCGACTTCGATGGGCTGTCCATGCAGTATTCGCTCAACGGCGGCGCGACATGGACCAATGTGGGCGCTTTCGGTGCACCGGCGCATTGCCTCGCCCAGAACTGGTTCAACACGCAGTACATCAGCAACCTCACCCTTGCCGATCCGCGGCAAGGGTGGTCGGGCCGCATCGGGCCCACCCAGGGGGCCTGTGTCGGCGGCAGTGGCAGTGTCACCTGGGTCACCGCCTCGCAATGCCTGCAGAGCCTGGCGGGTCAACCCAGCGTGCGCTTCCGTTTCGTCTTTGGTGCCGGTTCCACCTGCAACAGCTACGATGGCGTGGCGATCGACGACTTTCTCGTGGGCGAGGCGCCGCCCAATCAGGCGGACTTCACCTACGGATGCGATGGCAGCACGGTGGAATTCACCAACACATCCGCACTCTGCCCCACATCCTTCGCGTGGAACTTCGGCGATCCCGCATCCGGTGCCGCCAACACCAGCACGCTGGCTTCGCCCCAGCACACCTATGCCGCACCGGGCACCTACACCGTCACATTCACCGTGAGCGGCCCTTGTAACGCGCCGAGCACAGTGGTGCGCCAGATCTCCATCCTGGAGGTGGACTTCGACGTGGTGCAGCCCACCTGCGGACAGGCCAACGGAACGATCACCGCACAGGTGACGGGTACCAACGGGCCGGTCTCCTACCAATGGAACCCGGGCGGTGGGACCACGGCCACGATCACCGGTCTGGCACCTGGCATCTATGGCGTGCAGGTCTCCGCGCCGGACGCCTGCCCCGCGCAGGCCAACGTGTTGCTCGAGGCCAGCACGGCGGGACCCGTGGTGCAATTGTCATCCGTGGACGTCACCTGCCACGGATCCTCGGATGGAACTGTCACGGGATCCATCACAGGTGGAACCGGTCCGTACGAGATCGAATGGCAACCTGCCCTGGGTACGGGTCTGACCCACACGGGTCTTGGGCCTGGCACCTATGTGGTCACGGTCACAGATGCCGATGGCTGCGAAGCCATCGCGCAGGTGACGATCGCGGAGCCGGAGCCCATGACCATGGCACCGCCGGCCGATGCGGTGATCTGTGCGGGCGATGCGTTGCTGCTGGCACCGCAGGTTTCCGGGGGTACGCCGCCATACGTGATCGGCTTTCTGCCGGATGGACCCCTGGTCTCACCCGCGTCCACGACCACCTACACGATGACCGTGACCGATGCGCAGGGATGCACGGCGGGTCCCGTGGAAGTGAATGTGCAGGTCTCCACGGCGGAGGTCCCCGCACTGTCGGTGGATGAGGCCACGGGATGTGTGCCGCATTGTGCGCAGTTCTCCGCCTCCACGCAGCAGGCGGTGCAATTGGATTGGGACTTCGGGGATGGCGGCACCGCGAACGGCATCATCGTGCGGCACTGCTTCGGGTCCGCAGGGACCTACGCGGTGACCGTGACCGCCACCAATGCGGATGGATGCACGGTCGCCGC is a window from the Flavobacteriales bacterium genome containing:
- a CDS encoding gliding motility-associated C-terminal domain-containing protein gives rise to the protein MEPKHILPCLFMLSSSMMAQNLVINPSFETISSCPIGPSELDKAVPWRNPYTNVVGDTCSTSDLFNACSPLGAFGVGVPANILGNEPAHTGVGYAGIIVYEGFALFGCLNFFGSGWREYLEGTLTQPLVAGQTYCVSFHISLADNVKFASDDIGVYFSNTLVDINCTTVGSASHLPFTPQLPYNGPNITITNGWQQLSWDYVANGGEQYIIIGNFKNDANTSYECVNANALLPYAYYYIDDVSVTAGSCSQAPCDLALAMVEQNDVGCFGGADGSATVAATGGTVPFTYTWMPGGLAGAVQIGLAAGSYTVTVTDAEDCTASLVVDIGEPDPLVIATSTVPATCGQADGSATASVSGGSPGFTYSWSPAGGNSAAASGLAAGIYTVTVTDANGCIASAQVNVTQGLPTVTITGPDALCEGGSITLTANGADSYQWGHGPTGATVQVDMPGTYIVVGTNACGQGMDSVVVTLLPGPVAGIIGPDTVCTGASIVLTAAGGVSYLWSTGETTQSIIVAAGGVYTVTVTDCGTDQASHVVTEITVSAAFTADPSTGYAPLVVDFINNSTPPGGAWTWDFGDGASSTSFDPSHTYGEPGVYPVALIVSFAGCSATATGTVIVLAPLEDSDLWVPNVFSPNGDGVNDVWGPVSRGIATLEVTIYNRWGQVLRVLTDPAQVWDARTSSGERVSDGTYFYVLSATGHDGRVWELQGAFTLLR
- a CDS encoding PKD domain-containing protein; protein product: MTTMARRKGPASMLMRASLHAMGIAMSMLPSAPNVVAQCPLTIDVFPHLEDFETGPVWASGGAGSDWAWGTPTKPVISGAASGSRCWVIGGLTNSWYIDSQQSWVMGPCYDFSALTNPWISFKVLWECERDFDGLSMQYSLNGGATWTNVGAFGAPAHCLAQNWFNTQYISNLTLADPRQGWSGRIGPTQGACVGGSGSVTWVTASQCLQSLAGQPSVRFRFVFGAGSTCNSYDGVAIDDFLVGEAPPNQADFTYGCDGSTVEFTNTSALCPTSFAWNFGDPASGAANTSTLASPQHTYAAPGTYTVTFTVSGPCNAPSTVVRQISILEVDFDVVQPTCGQANGTITAQVTGTNGPVSYQWNPGGGTTATITGLAPGIYGVQVSAPDACPAQANVLLEASTAGPVVQLSSVDVTCHGSSDGTVTGSITGGTGPYEIEWQPALGTGLTHTGLGPGTYVVTVTDADGCEAIAQVTIAEPEPMTMAPPADAVICAGDALLLAPQVSGGTPPYVIGFLPDGPLVSPASTTTYTMTVTDAQGCTAGPVEVNVQVSTAEVPALSVDEATGCVPHCAQFSASTQQAVQLDWDFGDGGTANGIIVRHCFGSAGTYAVTVTATNADGCTVAATLAEPINAIAPPVALFTADPPITTIGSPTVQFSAMASTGVAWDWTIGAVGDTLEGLSVVYTFEEVECHPLTLRVTDEEGCTSEAEGIYCVEDDFGLWAPNAFTPDGDGVNDVFGVVTTVGDPSFFELTIYDRWGRSLFTARDKQQGWDGTSSGSETPQGVYVWRLRLHDTFGGLQERAGHVTLIR